A window of Cyclopterus lumpus isolate fCycLum1 chromosome 14, fCycLum1.pri, whole genome shotgun sequence contains these coding sequences:
- the si:dkey-175g6.2 gene encoding protein Ycf2, which translates to MVMTCHHATSTAHLILLVLLIVTQHLAGTAPAWGEGGVEGRTRTDRREDNLAPFLLPPPQSLSSPDNGLLDQGQGPGQDNQSDKVMDPAQVLAVLLEALDHPGESAIQTSRDRVWEDDESQKLPSIEGVVGGEIRRTGETEGEWGVEEEEEEGRGADKVIEQLIVGHLTAAQGDDLKERDEEDKNTRSEENQGWSVEDVGANSVNEKEGKEEDEGQEEGNNLESLLKKARPSSALQGDDPSLQRKIRGYFQNIDLGLQDNEILPPLKGYKAYNTQLARAGKKLHWEENQDRNRPVNGGNFMDDFDDEGEELEEEVEEEEESLSHMEEEARARAEKQEVLRQQEEAERAREEEQRLADIASDMLLQYMGRKQQSYMKPRQKSSMGPASNTAEDKRSEEVIPDEDDVDQQMIDRLIEISSKLHLPADDVIEIISDVEEKKKKRKELQQLPINSNPVAPRFRPLVPPPLAAPPIYHYTASKNPKKAPYRYNKSNKKWHKDNVMSYKQDYWYKPQKQLDYWYKPQKQFLAFPSYPYYQKPYRAYYPVYFPYPKPQYYGKPSPSRDQPFGPQELDLQPPRRRHRAGGKNRGQGWRQQPVPRLPPTPYISNYILPHPRTYQPLPPPKPITTPRRGRRPPYYYQQVTPRDDYEEDGLVPQLDSEEELENFIERIYMKRRMY; encoded by the coding sequence ATGGTCATGACCTGTCATCACGCCACTTCCACAGCCCACCTCATCCTATTGGTCCTGCTCATTGTCACTCAACATCTGGCTGGTACTGCCCCTGCGTGGGGtgagggaggggtggaggggcgCACCCGGACAGACCGTAGAGAGGACAACCTCGCCCCCTTTCTCTTGCCCCCACCCCAGAGCCTCTCCAGCCCTGACAACGGTTTGCTAGACCAGGGCCAGGGCCCAGGTCAAGACAACCAATCAGATAAAGTGATGGACCCTGCGCAGGTGCTCGCTGTGCTTTTGGAGGCCCTGGACCACCCAGGGGAGAGTGCAATCCAGACGAGCAGAGACAGAGTCTGGGAAGACGATGAGAGTCAGAAACTGCCCTCCATTGAAGGCGTGGTGGGTGGTGAGATAAGAAGAAcaggggagacagagggagagtggggggtggaggaggaagaggaggaggggcgagGGGCTGATAAGGTTATTGAACAGCTAATTGTAGGCCATTTGACAGCTGCTCAGGGTGATGACTTAAAGGAAAGGGATGAGGAAGATAAAAACACAAGGTCGGAGGAGAATCAAGGGTGGTCTGTGGAGGATGTGGGAGCTAATAGTGTAAAcgagaaagaaggaaaagaggaagatgaggggcaggaggagggaaaTAATTTAGAAAGTTTGTTAAAGAAGGCCAGGCCAAGTTCTGCCTTACAGGGTGATGATCCATCTTTACAACGCAAAATAAGAGGCTACTTCCAAAACATTGACTTGGGTCTCCAAGATAATGAGATCCTGCCTCCTCTGAAGGGCTACAAAGCATACAACACTCAGCTCGCACGAGCCGGAAAGAAGCTGCACTGGGAGGAGAACCAGGACCGCAACCGACCCGTCAATGGGGGCAACTTCATGGATGACTTTgatgatgaaggagaggagctggaggaggaggttgaagaagaagaggagagccTCTCCCACATGGAAGAGGAAGCAAGAGCGCGCGCAGAGAAACAGGAGGTTCTTcggcagcaggaggaggcggagcgagccagagaggaggagcaaaGGCTGGCAGACATTGCCTCCGACATGCTGCTGCAGTACATGGGGAGGAAGCAGCAGTCCTACATGAAGCCCCGGCAGAAAAGCAGCATGGGGCCCGCCAGCAACACTGCTGAGGACAAGCGCTCCGAGGAGGTCATCCCCGACGAAGATGACGTGGACCAGCAAATGATCGATAGGCTGATTGAGATCAGCAGCAAGCTCCACCTGCctgctgatgatgtcattgaGATTATTAGTGacgtggaggagaagaagaagaaaaggaaagagctGCAACAGTTGCCAATCAACAGCAACCCTGTAGCCCCGCGCTTCAGGCCTCTGGTACCTCCTCCTCTGGCTGCTCCGCCTATCTACCACTACACCGCCTCAAAAAACCCAAAGAAAGCCCCTTATAGATACAACAAGTCCAACAAGAAATGGCACAAGGACAACGTCATGTCATATAAGCAGGACTATTGGTATAAGCCCCAGAAGCAGCTTGACTACTGGTATAAACCCCAGAAACAGTTTTTAGCCTTCCCCTCCTATCCATACTACCAGAAGCCATATCGAGCATACTACCCTGTTTATTTCCCATATCCCAAACCACAATATTATGGCAAGCCCTCCCCCTCCAGAGACCAGCCGTTCGGCCCCCAGGAACTTGACCTCCAGCCCCCAAGGCGCAGGCACAGGGCTGGGGGTAAGAATCGCGGACAGGGCTGGAGGCAGCAGCCAGTGCCGCGCCTTCCTCCCACCCCTTATATCTCTAACTATATCCTGCCTCACCCACGGACCTACCAACCCCTACCTCCGCCCAAACCAATAACCACACCCAGGAGAGGAAGGCGACCCCCGTACTACTATCAACAAGTCACACCGAGAGACGACTACGAGGAAGATGGGCTGGTGCCTCAGTTGGACAGTGAGGAGGAACTGGAAAACTTTATTGAGAGGATCTACATGAAACGCAGAATGTATTGA